In Brachyhypopomus gauderio isolate BG-103 chromosome 11, BGAUD_0.2, whole genome shotgun sequence, a single genomic region encodes these proteins:
- the kctd12b gene encoding BTB/POZ domain-containing protein KCTD12b codes for MALPDNCSGVPDGLPFPEIIELNVGGQVYITRYSTLTSVPDSLLWEMFSQKSPAGLARDTKGRFFVDRDGFLFRYILDYMRDQKLVLPEHFPERGRLQREAEFFILPELVKLLAPKISKQNSLGDDGCQSDPEDSSPSTDATRSLATLGAAAAACSSLGSGGVDGKRSGFITIGYRGSYTLGRDSQTDAKFRRVARIMVCGKTSLAKEVFGDTLNESRDPDRPPERYTSRYYLKFTFLEQAFDKLADAGFHMVACNSTGTCAFAHDQTDDKIWTSYTEYVFYRE; via the coding sequence ATGGCTTTACCAGATAATTGTAGTGGTGTTCCAGATGGGCTTCCCTTTCCAGAGATTATTGAACTAAATGTGGGTGGACAGGTGTACATAACACGCTATTCTACCCTCACTAGTGTGCCAGACTCCCTCTTATGGGAAATGTTCAGTCAGAAAAGCCCTGCGGGGTTGGCTCGTGACACAAAGGGCCGTTTTTTTGTCGACCGAGACGGCTTCTTATTCCGTTACATACTGGACTACATGCGGGACCAGAAGCTTGTCTTACCAGAGCATTTCCCAGAGCGAGGGAGACTACAGCGAGAGGCTGAGTTCTTCATCCTCCCAGAGCTCGTCAAGCTGCTGGCCCCGAAAATCAGCAAGCAGAACTCTCTGGGTGATGATGGCTGCCAGAGTGACCCTGAGGACTCGTCGCCCAGCACAGATGCCACCCGCAGCCTGGCCACCCTGGGGGCGGCAGCTGCTGCCTGCTCCAGCCTCGGGTCCGGCGGGGTTGACGGCAAGCGCTCTGGTTTCATAACGATCGGCTACCGGGGCTCCTACACACTGGGCCGTGACAGCCAAACGGACGCCAAGTTCCGGCGCGTGGCTCGGATCATGGTGTGCGGGAAGACGTCCCTTGCCAAAGAGGTGTTCGGAGATACCCTGAACGAGAGTCGTGATCCTGACCGGCCGCCAGAGCGCTACACGTCCCGGTACTACCTGAAGTTTACGTTTCTCGAGCAGGCATTCGACAAGCTAGCCGATGCAGGCTTCCATATGGTTGCCTGCAACTCTACGGGGACGTGTGCCTTTGCCCACGACCAGACGGACGACAAGATTTGGACCAGCTACACGGAATATGTGTTCTACCGTGAGTGA